TGGGCCTAGGGGAGCGGGATGGCCTCCGGGTGGGCATGCCGGTGACCGCCCCGGAGGGGCTGGTGGGGCTCGTCGTGGAGGTGGAGGAACGCCGAGCCCTGGTGCGCACCCTTCTGGACCCGGAAAGCCAGGTGGGCGTGCGGCCGGAGAAGGCCCCCGGACGGGGGATAGCCCGGGGTGTCCCCCCTGACCACCTGGTGGCGGAGTTCCCCCCCACGGTCAAGGTGGCTCCGGGCGATCTGCTCCTCACCGGAGCCCCCCTGGGCCTTTTCCCCGATGGCATCCCTGTGGGCCGGGTGGAACGTGTGGAGCGCATCCAAGGGGGATTAAAGCTGCGGGCCTGGGCCAGGCCCCTGGTGGAGCTATCCCTACTGGAAGAGGTTATCGTGCTGAGGCCGTTATGATGGGCGTTTTGCTCCTGATCACCCTCGCCCTCTCCGGATTCCTAGGGGCCCTCTGGCCTCAGGGGCTGATGGCCCCGGACCTCTTCCTGGTCCTGGCCCTCCTCTATGCCCGAAGCCTTCCCTACTACCTGGGCCTCCCCTGGGCCTTTTTCCTGGGGCTTGTGCAAGATCTCCTGGGATACGGGCTTTTGGGTCTCCATGCGGTAGGGCTTTTGAGCGCCAGCTACGCCTACTATGCGGCAAGCCGCCGCCTAGCTCCAGGGGAGGCTCCTGGGATCCTCTTCTCCTTCATCTGGGCCTTTTCCGCCAAGTGGGCGGGCTACTTCCTGGTGGCCTACTGGCTACGCCTGGAACTTCCCGCCTTCTTGCCCCGGGACCTTCTCCTCGAGGGCCTCCTCACCCTTCCCTTGGCCCTCCTGGCCTGGCGCCTCCTGCCGCCTCCCCGACGACCATGACCAGCCGGCTTTACGCCCTCATGCTCTTCTTTCTCCTGGCCTTCGGCCTCCTGGCCCTAAGGGCCTGGCACCTGCAAGTCCTGCAGCATGAGAAGTACGCCCTGCGGAGCCAAGGCAACTACCTGAAGACCGAGGGCATACCCGCCCCCCGGGGCCGCATCCTGGACCGCAAGGGCCGGGTGATCGCCCAGGACCGGCTGGTGGTGGACCTGG
The genomic region above belongs to Thermus caldifontis and contains:
- the mreC gene encoding rod shape-determining protein MreC; translation: MREVALRRGLFLLLLALGLAMAALTRPLAPRLALTLSPLTAPLPALGHRLGQNLRAALTALLNRQDLFAENRALKAQLSQLEGENRRLRLEVERLSRALKVQATQAPGVVAVAPVVGEDLSGLYRRLVLGLGERDGLRVGMPVTAPEGLVGLVVEVEERRALVRTLLDPESQVGVRPEKAPGRGIARGVPPDHLVAEFPPTVKVAPGDLLLTGAPLGLFPDGIPVGRVERVERIQGGLKLRAWARPLVELSLLEEVIVLRPL
- the mreD gene encoding rod shape-determining protein MreD, which translates into the protein MMGVLLLITLALSGFLGALWPQGLMAPDLFLVLALLYARSLPYYLGLPWAFFLGLVQDLLGYGLLGLHAVGLLSASYAYYAASRRLAPGEAPGILFSFIWAFSAKWAGYFLVAYWLRLELPAFLPRDLLLEGLLTLPLALLAWRLLPPPRRP